tttttaaagtcaAAGAACTAGTTCCTTGATGTTTAACAATCCTCAATCCACAGTCCTAGTAAAACTTACCTGTGAGTTTGCCTTTGAGATGTTGGTGTTCCTCTTTCTCCCGAAGCAGAGTGCTCTCCCTTTCAGACTTGGCTACATGAGAACGTTCAGCCTCCTTCTCTGCTCCAGATAAACGGTTACGGATGGACTCCAGCTCGGTCTCCAGCTTTTCACGAGTGTGTCGCTCATTTTCTAGCCGTGTTCTTGTTTCAGTTAGCTCAGACCTCAAAGTGGTCACCTCGTTATTGCTGCTGGAGACGGTGTTTTTCAGGGACTCGCTGTTGAGTTTGAGATCTCGCCGAGCATCTTCCAGCTGGCCCTTCAGAGTCCTGTTCTCCTCCAACAAAGTGCCCTCTCTGAGACTGCTGTGAGCATGTGAGTGTTCAAGGTCTCTTTTTGAAGTGGTCAACTGCTCCTGTAAGGTAGCGATCTGCAGGAGcatttctctctccctgctgctgGCCTCAGTGAGCCGAGTCAAAGCCTGTGGAGACCATGGAAACAGTTCAGTTCTGTCTGCAGTGGACATGATGCAAGTGATGTTTCAAGTGCCAACCAAACTAGCATGTTCTGAAATGAGAGATAAGAATTACCTCATTGCTTTTGCTAATATTCTGCTTGTTCTCCTCTTCGGTCTCTTGCTGCTTACGGAGACAGTTGTTGAAGAGATTCTCCTGCTGAATGCGAGCACTGCGTTCCTGAGCCAGCAGTTTCTGTATGTCATTGTAGTCTTCTTCAAGCTAGTATATCACAGGAATTCATTAATACTCAAACacatataaaataatataagcTCTAAAGTACTGCAATATTCAAAAAAGACCAACAATCTAATGAAAACAGGATGTGCTTAATTACCAAGACCAACCTGTTTTAAGTTGTTGCCCAACTTTGAGTTTTCCAGCTCCAGATTTCTGAGGGTGAACtctactttctctctctcctggacTTCAAACTGCTGTTGTTCCTCCATGACTCTCAGCTTTTCTCTGGTGGCATTGGAGTGATCTTCATGTTCCTGTTTCAGCTGCAATCTTTACCAAGTTTCAGACAAATTTCTTAATCATTCAGTAAATACAACATAGAAATCACTAATCACTAAGGAAGGGACATTCGAAAGTCTTTAAGAGATAAAAGTGGTTCTCACTTGAGGTTTCGGACTTCGGCTTGCAATTCCAGCTGGTTGAGTTCCAAACCAGTCCTATCACATTTGACTTCCTCCAGAGAGCTCTTCAACTCTGTCTTCTCCATTTCAAGGTAACTCGCCTTGTTGGCCAGATTAGCACTGCGATATTTTTCCTTCTGAATGGAATGGTTATATTTGTAGATAATATTTTGCAGCTCGATGATGATATTTGAATCTGTAAAGATGCAAACAAGATGATGGTATGTCCATGGTGATATGTGCAACATGGGCTCCATAGTGGATTACTTTTTCCCTaaattttataaataaatgtatcGAGATACAAAAGTTTTAAAAGCAACaatgaaatgaatcattttgaAAACCAGAAGAGCCAGTACCCAAAGTGGAGTTAAGCTTCTGAATGAAGAGGGCTGTTCGTTCTGACAGTGGCGACTCCATGTCATCTGTGGAGGAGTCTGACGAATGACTGAGATCAGCAAAGTCTTCTGCCATCTCAACATGCTCAGGGTTCTACAAATGACAAGAAAATGCAGCCCTCACATTCATCATAATGCTTCTCTACTGGAAGACGTCTAACAGAGCGATTATTGTACCTCATGTGTCTCCCCTCCATTAGCTGACAACCTGGGCACAAAAAAGAGGTCGGATGAATTCACCAACAGTGCTTATTAACTGTGCAGCATTTCCGGGAAAATTTGGGATGACTCAATGTTAAATTTGAGGAGCTATTGAgagaaatgtgaaaatattCGATATACCTTCCTTCCTCATCAGATGTGCCATCTAAACTGCCATCATCATACAGTGAAAGAGGATCTTCAATGTGGGTGTTTTGCTGAGGGGCTCTGTGATGAGGAGTCACTGGGGACAGCTGTGCTTGCTTCTCCTCTTTGGTGCCAGTTTTGGGCTGCTGCCCTGGTACCCTGGAGAGAAATAAACTGCTTGTTGTTCCCCTATGACattcacaataaataaaacattttgggGGTTCGATGCAGGCTTGCGGTCACTTAcagcttattaaaaaaaacacacacacacacaaaagtgggTCCTGCCATTTACCCCTAATGTATTCTTCCAAAATTGATATAGCACCATCTTACCTCTTGGTGGGAGTCGGCTGCTGTTTGGATTGACTTGACAAGCATTCTAACAAGGCCTCGGGTTTTGCttgttcctcctcagccaatgATGCAGAGTCCCAGGAATTACTGCAGTTTTGCTTCTCTACTGTTTTTTCTTTGCcaacctgaaaacaaaaagatAAAATAGTATAGAAGGTAAATATTTGTGGATCAGCCCTTTACTATTGAGGCCTACTACTTAAGTATAATGTTTATCTCTAGGGTGTTTCGTGATAATTTGGCCTCTCTGGAGGTACATTCTTAACTTTAACAGGTCAAAGTGCCATGAGATGTGACATAAAAACCAAGAGACTGATTTAAAATTTCTCCAATTAACTGAACAGATATTTTAATTTATCCAACTGAGATATTagtatttaaaatatttgtgtgtgcattGCATTGGTATAACATGCAGTAAAGATAAAGCAAGAGATAAAGAGAACTTTCAAAATTAAGGAGAAACCGAACAAACTTCACAACACACTACCAAGAACAAACGCGGCAGACATCAAACAGAGAAGGAgtcaaaatcaaaaacatgacatttctATAAGTTGGGTGAGCATTGACCATGAAGTTGGTTATACTTTTATAGCCAAACCAATCAATGTGCAGATTGGTGCTAATTTCAGCACAagaccaaaaataaaaaggaaacaaacatttaaCAGAAATAGGatgaagagatggagggagtaaaccagtaaaaaaaaatgcagagaCAAGCTACACAACCATCTTCTACCTCTTTCTGGAGACGGGGCTTTTCTTTCTCCCGATCTCGGAAGGCAGCCTTCAGCTTCCCTACCTCGTGTTTAAACCTTTGCACATCCTCTTGCAGCTCTTCATCAGAAATCCTTGAGACTGATGTTGGATTTCTATTGAGCAAAGGTGGAAGGGACCTGGTGTATTCCTCAAGATCATcttgtaatttattttcttgGCTCCTCATGGTTTTATCCGTGTTTGCAATGTTGTTATTCCAGTTACCATCAGTTCCAGTTAACAAGAAGGGTGTTTTCGTAGCCCCCGGTACTCCAGGTCTGCTCTCATCCTTCTGTTGTCTGGTGTAGTTTGATGAAGAGGACCTACGATCTTCCTCAGTTACTTGATCTGGGTCTTGATGCCAGGTGTTCATTCTTGCTGGCCGGTCAGGGCCAACAGGTTTTGACTCACTTTGCGTAGATGTGGAAACATGGTCTGTACTCCCAGCTTTGACTTCTACATCCTCATCACTAAATTCTTCTCCCGAAGAAGCTGATTCAGCTGCAGTCTTTTCTTCTACATTATGAGGTTGAAGCAACTCTTCAAACTTCTCATTTAAATGGTCTGCGACCATTCTCAGGCTGGGTTTTACTTCGCTGTTTTCTACTTCTACCCAGAGGTTCTCACAGTGTTTCTCTAATGGCATGTTGTCGTGTTCTTCAGCTTTACGCTCATCTTTAAAAACATTGCTGTTTTGACCTGTGTCAGATTCCACAGGGCCAGCTGGGAATGGCTGACTCAGACCTAATTCACATGTGTGTACTGCACTTTTATTGTCCTTTGATTCCATAAATGGGAAGaacaaaaaacagacaaaacacaaatgcaaaaaatgatgttttaaaaagtaggaaaatgtaaatatttaagaaTATAACCATTTCAAAACTACATTTACATATCTTTAATAAACTGTTCAAATGTCCCAAAAATTATTGGAGCAAACATGATAAAATCTTCAAATCCTGCAATGATTTACATGAGGAAACAATGAAGTTATAATTTCTTTGTACAGAAGGCATAAAACATCTCACCCTTTGTTGCTCTTTATCAGATGCTACATTTATTTGACCATGTATTGGTGATGATAATTGCTCGGGGGAtcctaaaaacacaaaacaacataGCAGAATTAAGCACATCTGTGCTCTCAGATTAAGATTGGCTTTTACCAGCTAAAACAAAAGTCACATGCAGATGTCAAAAAGTATGTTAAAACAAAGATTGTGTCAAaacacatatttaaaaaaatgcagtttaataAAACGGCAAAAAGAACCTGACCTTTGACAGCTTCTTTCTTCTGAAGTACCATCTTCCTCGCTGAAGGTTGGGGACAGGGAATAGGTGGTGGTGATTTGCTTGACTCTCTGGCTACAATACTCCTCTGTGGCAGCACTGGAGCATCGGAGCAATCATCTTCAACTTGCTCTTTAACAGATGACCTAGAACAATTTTGCTCCTCAAGTCCAGGAGAAGCCATTCTTTGCCCAGGTGAGTTTCTCTGACTGGAGGCACTGTCCGAATCCCAGTCTGATTCATCTGTGTTATAATCACAAGACACGCAGTTTTGACACTAACAATAGTTGAATGTAAATTCTACCTCAATAAAAAACAATGCACGGGAAAGACAAAAAGGCTAATAAAGAAAATATACTGTGTATACTGTAGTTTTACAACTAAAAAATAAGCCATTCATGCATATGTAGCCCGTTAGTGTTACTAACCTGCTCCATGAGCTTCAAAAGGTTTGATGGcagaaaaataacaataaataataaagttaATGTCATGCACAATCAAGACTAGAGCAATACCAGCTATAGCTACACCAGCTATTTTACTGTTGAATATTACAGTAAAACCATGGAGGTTAGGTGAGTGGGTAGGTGCAATATTTTGAGCTTACCATCAAAATCGTCGACCCCACTCAGACCGAGTTCTTCCATTAGGTCTGTCAAATTGAAAAAGTATTAAACTAAAACTATTCCCCTTTAAATAGATTCTGAAAATGTAAACAGAAACCTCACTAAAAGTTCATGTGTTTACCTAATTTTCGATCTTTGTCACCTTCAAGCTTGCCCAAAACACTTGTTAGGCCAAATTTTGGCTTCTCTCGCTGTACCTCCGGCAGGTCCTCATCAAGATCGACCTGTTGGCTTTCACCATCATTGTTCTTGTTTCCAACTGCGGAGGACAAGGCATTAGTGTCCTGCTTGAGGTATCTTTAaccaaataatctgatgaaGCTGGATGGAAATGGCATGGCAAAAAGCATCCCCATGCAAATGAGCTCATGACTTAACTAGCAAGAAATTACATGGTGAGGTATCAGACACTTTCTTCCCTGATGGAGGTTTTAGTGTGACATACGGCAATTCAGCATTAGCCAGGTGAACAGGTGCAAACTGAACTATTCAAGGCAAAATCAGAAACAATGCAACCATGTCGCAAACATTAGGGTTGAAGTGTAGCAGGCAGAATGTCACATGCATTATTCCGAGGTGAGCGTAAAGCGATGTTCGGGACTAAGGACTGGTGGTTAATATGATTAATTTGCAGCTCCATAGACCTATAAGTCAAGTCATACCCTCGCCCTGGCTGCCTCTGGGCATGCCTATTCTCCTCCAAGGCTCTAGCATTGCCATCCTATTGACTCCTTCCCCTCTTAAAAAGGAGGGAACATAAAACATGTCTACAGAAGAAATTGGACACACTGTTGAAAAGGCAGTTCTGATTGAAACACCAGGCCAAAACACCTAAAATAAAAACTGACAATATAAATCACCATTGCATTcccaaaaaaacagcaaaagtaaataaaaaatatttttcatttctgaAGAACTACATGAACAAATAAGTTCAGCTTTTGTCCCAAGGCAAAACTTGTAAATATCAATAGATATAAATGTGCATCCACCTTCTTTAATCTCTTCTTCATCCGAGGATATTTCATCTCCATCATGATTGTCTTCTTCTGACATTTCCAAGTGTTCTTTGCAGgactaaagaagaaaaagtgatCAGTCAAAAGGCTTGTGGAAAATATCTTCACCTTACAACTGCACTTTACAACTGTGTCTACAGGGTGTCTCTATAATTATTCACACGAGAAGGACCAGGAATCTGATGGAGGTGTTCTTACAAAAGCCACGCTAGACAGCTGAAATTCAACTACAACTAAAAGTACCTGACGTTCTTCTCTTTTACCTGTGTGAGAGGCCCTTCCGAGATTCTGACTTCTTCACTTCTCTCCACTACACTCTTTGCCTCATCAGGTGAGTCTAGATCAACATCATCAATGTCAGTCTGAAGTAACAACTCATCAGCGCAGTTCCTTCTGGAATCACAGTTCTCAAcagcagtgacatcatcagtggtGGGTTGTCCCCTGAGGTCACCAGACGACATTTCTGTTCTGCTGAAAGCAGCATTTCCACTTTCTGGGTGAATACGTGAATTTAGTCTAGATTCAACATTGAGCTGATTCCCTGCACTCAGGCATCTATTGTGAGCATTATCAGAACCATCTCCTACATCAAACTCTTTAACTGTAGTCCTACTAAGACTGTCATGCAGTTTCTGGGGTGTGTGATCACAATCCCCACTTGAACCATCATCTACTTCGACAGCAGCTGCCTCCTCTAATCCCGTGGCTTTGGCATATGCAGAGGTATATGGGCTATTCAGAACATCCCCTTTCACTGCTGATGTGCAACTGTCAGCTTTATCAACCAAATGACCGTCATCAATTTGATCATTCCCCAATtctgttatttgtttttttgataACCGACCATGTGAATCTACGTCAAGGTTATGTCGAATCTGTTTTTTAGTTTCATCCTCTTTATCAGGTACTGGTGACAGCGAAGGAGATGGGTCATCCGATACTCTGCCGATACCGATTAACGAGGCTTCTTCACAACAGTCCAGCAAATGCTGCTGCTCCCCAGGATTATTTGGAGAACATCCCAATAAAGAGTCTTGTGAGGATCTGTGTGTCCATTTGTGTGATCCAGCATCATCTTTGACATCGGGGGAGCCATTATTTTCCACACCTCGCTCCTTCGTCCGATCAGCAGGTTCTGCGTCAGGGCCAAATCCAACTTTTTGACCGTCTCCGTCATCACTGCTGTCCGTCCACACTGTATCACCCCTGATTTGGTTTTTGCTCCTTGGAATACCATTATCCATTTCAGTTACTTTGTTTATGTCATCTTCTTCAACCTCAGAAGATGCGGGAGATCTGGAAAGTTTTCCGATTAAATTCCTGTGTGAAACTTGGCTTTGCTCTGTGGACCATGGATTTTCCTTTCCGAGGCTTTCCTCTTCATCGGACAACTTAGATTCTACTCTGACCGCTGAAAAAACATAATCATGTTCCACATCAAATGTCACTGGTATGGCATAACTCGCCCCAGCTATTTGCTGCGTTCTGGTTTTCAGATCATCTACAGAATTTTCATCCCCACTAACACCAGATCTACTTTCTCCGTTGTCATAAACGTGAATGTCGGGTATTTTTTCACCAGTAACACAAGCTTTTtcaacatcttcaaaagaagcaGCACGGGCCTGAATAGAGACCACACCTTTATCATCGTCCTCAGATTCACTCaattcttcatcttcttcatcattctcttcctcctcttcctcgtcattttcatcgtcctcctcttcgtcttcatcgccatcgtcttcatcttcgtcatcttcatcctgctcctctctttcttcatcttcatcatcagagtCCTCACCTTCTGGGCTTTCTTCTTGAGATTCTGATCTGTCTTTACTATGCAGGGGCTTTTCTGTTGTacttgttgcttttatttttattttggaaagaCAAAAAGATACGTGTCAGAGAAATGTGAATTTATTTACCTTTTTGCAGTTTGAAGGGGAGATAGGGGTCAACTGCGGCACTTTAGATGGGAGGAAGGATGGGGAGGGATCTACTGGGTGCTCCTTAGGGAGAAATATGGTGTTCTGGACATTATTTTCATGGTATGGGTCAGTTTTTGTATCCTTTACAGTTCTGTCGGGCAGTGCAGGAACTAGAGGCAGGCAAGGAAAAGTGTTAACTACAAAAACAACGGATTATGATGGGGCTCTAAACAGGTGAATGAAGGTAAAATATTTTCGATACCTTCTTTCATTTTGGATGCCAACATTTTCATCAAGTTTGCCTTTTGTGGTTTCTGAGAgacacaaaataaaatgcaaggtcaaaggtcaaactagGGTGACAGTATGattaacaacagcagcacaaaccGCTTCAGTTAAAAGGGAATCGTCTTCTGACGAAGGCCAGTCGTCACAAACACTTTCCATATCTctgcaaagagaagaaaatcatttAACCTGCTATTTCCTATCTTTTTAAAACAGGCACACTGTCAAAGAAAATGACATAACTAAAGAAAGATATAAACACTTACCGACTTTGAGACTCAGACTGAGAATTGTCTTCACTATCTGAAACAAAGTAGAAAAACTTGCTCCAATTATCTAATTATGTAAATGTTAGTGAACAGAAAAGGTCCACATGTCCTATATGTCTCTGCATTACGAGGACGTTATCTAGCATGGATTCATTGCCTCCTGCTGAGGAAGCTGTCTGTGCCCAGACACACAGACCTTCTGCAACCTTCTTTCATGCTGTCTCTGCGGGTTGTTGCAAAGACTGTCAACACCAGCTGGGTAACTACAGCTGATAATCCACTGAACTGTCCTGTCCTGGAACTGTTAAACAGGCCAACTTAAATCTAAATACAGATCCAagtttgattcatttttaaaatgctgctcAAGCACAAGtgtcaaaaacaaaatgtttttgtattgcaaataatttgatttttttcccccttagtTGCATATGAACTAACTTGACGCATGAATGAAGAAACTGACCACTACTGATATCTTATAGTATTTAACTGCATATACTACCTCCCCGAGCTTCATTTTCTCCGGGCTCTATGTCCAGGTAAGAAAATGTGAGAGGAATAAACAATCAAAATCACAATTTTAAACACTGTCACATCAAAAACATGGCATACATACCATATTTACTAGTGGCTGGTCCCCCCAAACAGACAGCTGCTCCAGCATTTTGGGAAGGGCTACCTAATGGCgagggtttcttctctttgctcaGACCTGGAAGTGATGGTGACTGTCCATTGTTCTTCTTGATACTGTGCTCATTGATCAAGAGGGAACACCTACAAAAAAGCCACTCTCATTATTCAACACAGAAAATGACAGTcatacagaaagaaaaaagaaaagcatagAAGAAACAGTTCTGGATGGTTAAAAGAACAAATCAAAGAACAAATATCTGGGTTTGATTTTTAGAATTAATTCGTTAGGAACTGTGGTACATCTACATTTTACAAAGCCATAAATTACAGCTCCAGGAACACaatattaaaacaaatgcagcacAACTTACGGGTGATACCCATTCATCACTGCATAGTCATCAGCTGACCATCCTTTTGTATCTTTTAGAGTGACTTCTGCATTAAATTGCAGCAGCAGTCGCAGCATACCAACTAGTCCATTGCCAGCAGCTATCATTAAAGGAGATCtaagggtaaaaaaaacaaccaaagaaaAAACTTACTAAGAGTGACAAACACAGAAATTGATGACAAATATGTCATTGTTCTGATCTGACCTCTGATCTTTGTCCACAATGTTCACGTCAGCACCCTCCCTGAGGAGAAACTCAGCCATCTCAATGTGATCCTCGCGGACAGCCAAGGTCAACGGTGTGAATCCATCCTAAAAGTTGAATTGCAATTTGTCCTGAGATAGACAGGATAGCACAATGCTACTTGTCTGGCTGAGTAAGGAAAGTCACCTTATTTTGTGCATCAATGTCAGCATCATGCTCAAGCAGCAAGACAGCAGTTGAAATGGAAGGGATGTTTGCTGCTAAATGGAGGGCTGTGTTGTCATCGACGTCCACTAGATTGGGGTCAGCATGATTTTCCAGCAGTATCCTTACACAGCGCTCATGCTGACACTGCACTGCCTGACATTGGACAGAAATACGGTGAGTGCTACTGAAACAACTACTGAGAAGCTTCAACAAATCACTGAGCAGAATTATTCTGTAATAGACTGACTCCATCCCTACAGTATAT
The nucleotide sequence above comes from Takifugu rubripes chromosome 9, fTakRub1.2, whole genome shotgun sequence. Encoded proteins:
- the ankrd26 gene encoding ankyrin repeat domain-containing protein 26, coding for MKKFFSLTKKKKRLSGTPDSGSVLSGGYELKDKDLGKVHKAAAGGDVGKLKELAEKHDINQLDKENRTALHIACASGHVEVVHFLLERKARLNLCDNQNRSALMKAVQCQHERCVRILLENHADPNLVDVDDNTALHLAANIPSISTAVLLLEHDADIDAQNKDGFTPLTLAVREDHIEMAEFLLREGADVNIVDKDQRSPLMIAAGNGLVGMLRLLLQFNAEVTLKDTKGWSADDYAVMNGYHPCSLLINEHSIKKNNGQSPSLPGLSKEKKPSPLGSPSQNAGAAVCLGGPATSKYEPGENEARGDSEDNSQSESQSRDMESVCDDWPSSEDDSLLTEAKPQKANLMKMLASKMKEVPALPDRTVKDTKTDPYHENNVQNTIFLPKEHPVDPSPSFLPSKVPQLTPISPSNCKKSCKEHLEMSEEDNHDGDEISSDEEEIKEDMFYVPSFLRGEGVNRMAMLEPWRRIGMPRGSQGEVGNKNNDGESQQVDLDEDLPEVQREKPKFGLTSVLGKLEGDKDRKLDLMEELGLSGVDDFDAHGADESDWDSDSASSQRNSPGQRMASPGLEEQNCSRSSVKEQVEDDCSDAPVLPQRSIVARESSKSPPPIPCPQPSARKMVLQKKEAVKGSPEQLSSPIHGQINVASDKEQQRDNKSAVHTCELGLSQPFPAGPVESDTGQNSNVFKDERKAEEHDNMPLEKHCENLWVEVENSEVKPSLRMVADHLNEKFEELLQPHNVEEKTAAESASSGEEFSDEDVEVKAGSTDHVSTSTQSESKPVGPDRPARMNTWHQDPDQVTEEDRRSSSSNYTRQQKDESRPGVPGATKTPFLLTGTDGNWNNNIANTDKTMRSQENKLQDDLEEYTRSLPPLLNRNPTSVSRISDEELQEDVQRFKHEVGKLKAAFRDREKEKPRLQKEVGKEKTVEKQNCSNSWDSASLAEEEQAKPEALLECLSSQSKQQPTPTKRVPGQQPKTGTKEEKQAQLSPVTPHHRAPQQNTHIEDPLSLYDDGSLDGTSDEEGRLSANGGETHENPEHVEMAEDFADLSHSSDSSTDDMESPLSERTALFIQKLNSTLDSNIIIELQNIIYKYNHSIQKEKYRSANLANKASYLEMEKTELKSSLEEVKCDRTGLELNQLELQAEVRNLKLQLKQEHEDHSNATREKLRVMEEQQQFEVQEREKVEFTLRNLELENSKLGNNLKQLEEDYNDIQKLLAQERSARIQQENLFNNCLRKQQETEEENKQNISKSNEALTRLTEASSREREMLLQIATLQEQLTTSKRDLEHSHAHSSLREGTLLEENRTLKGQLEDARRDLKLNSESLKNTVSSSNNEVTTLRSELTETRTRLENERHTREKLETELESIRNRLSGAEKEAERSHVAKSERESTLLREKEEHQHLKGKLTGEVSILREENNNLSQKLIKAEAQANNLENEVHRVSQQLKDKGLLQEVLQREKDQALTRGLELEKTLHAEREQFSRDRARHEATQERLTQAQSEVMLLRQQLEEAQNKGLAKERAVTDAQGHLKDILSKLQSDYEERVELIKERNKELDSKAADLQGHIHKMQEEKNEMKACLREAQQELADSLKKLSMSEASLEVNTRYRNDLEEEKARLFKDLDRLKRKLEESEEQYTQAERRIQTLTCSLDEREKELSSAVQKLQASLSTSAAYETTIKQLEQDMQRLEIENARLEATANKQSKEINTLQKGTHEAALLSDGSSEEGVRNHLEDLVAKLTFEDQLSKEVQKQSTQSHTAKDTQVLWEQELKSRTQLGLRLAELEKQKGELSSQMEAEKNKAIQLEEQRKAIDIRLDLELKRNTELQKEMYRLRTLLKTAKKKLKDQDRSGIGFGSSGPVSNKVDRMQLQLEQEVSLRRQLEKVNEELKDQLASVKSTSSKKDQLEMRKKQLDEEVELFRHDAEERARQELQEKLDQVNLFLQSQAASQEVLEQKKANKEANLRFQLEQRIDELEGELRRARDSHRSTRTELERYQKLYTDELQLHKSLTDKLERATYQLKESNATLLNERNKSFASGILDLDSLGSLRYGDTKGQLGRGVSLGLPLLSPVTERQSSRVGDYISKMQNELERSISNEIKNATAELESASTRLSPVGSVSRTDLHPVSMATQQYLEVLKKNNMI